A window from Salvia miltiorrhiza cultivar Shanhuang (shh) chromosome 2, IMPLAD_Smil_shh, whole genome shotgun sequence encodes these proteins:
- the LOC131013004 gene encoding alcohol dehydrogenase-like 7, which translates to MVDTAVDSAKTAGKPIKCRAAVARAAGAPLVIEEVIVDPPKSGEVRIKIICASLCHTDVTFLNLNVPPACFPRILGHEAVGVVESVGDGVTEVAEGDMVIPNFMSDCAECRDCKSKKSNLCTKFPFRIDPWMHDGSSRFRDLNGETLYHFMFVSTFAEYTVVHLANVVKVDPTVPPNRACLLACGASTGIGAAWRSASVEQGSTVAIFGLGSIGLAVAEGARLCGAARIIGIDVNPEKIEISKKFGITDFIDSTSCNEKSVSQIINEMTDGGADYCFECVGKASLVEEAFDCCRKGWGKTIVLGVDRPGTLLQFKSTEVLVSGKTILGSLFGGLKPKLDIPILVKKYMDKELELDKFVTHEVGFEEINKAFDLLHQGKSLRCVIWMDK; encoded by the exons ATGGTTGACACTGCTGTTGACTCCGCCAAAACTGCCGGAAAACCCATAAAATGCCGAG CGGCGGTGGCGAGGGCAGCTGGGGCGCCACTCGTGATAGAGGAGGTGATTGTGGATCCTCCTAAATCGGGAGAAGTTCGCATCAAAATCATCTGCGCCTCTCTCTGTCACACCGATGTTACTTTCTTGAACTTGAAT GTGCCCCCGGCATGTTTTCCGAGAATTCTGGGACATGAAGCAGTTGG TGTGGTGGAGAGCGTGGGCGATGGCGTTACTGAGGTTGCTGAAGGCGATATGGTTATCCCGAATTTTATGTCAGATTGTGCCGAATGTAGAGATTGCAAATCCAAGAAGAGCAATCTGTGTACCAAATTCCCTTTCAGAATTGATCCTTGGATGCACGATGGTTCGAGCAGATTTAGAGATCTCAATGGAGAGACTCTATACCATTTCATGTTTGTGTCTACTTTTGCAGAGTACACAGTTGTTCATCTTGCTAATGTAGTAAAAGTTGATCCAACGGTCCCTCCGAACAGGGCTTGCCTCCTTGCTTGTGGAGCTTCGACAG gCATAGGAGCTGCCTGGAGGTCTGCAAGTGTCGAACAAGGATCTACAGTTGCCATCTTCGGTCTGGGGTCAATTGGATTGGCA GTTGCAGAAGGGGCGAGGTTGTGTGGTGCTGCCAGAATAATTGGCATTGATGTGAACCCTGAAAAGATTGAAATAA GTAAAAAATTTGGAATAACCGATTTCATTGACTCAACAAGCTGCAACGAAAAATCTGTAAGCCAG ATCATAAATGAGATGACCGATGGAGGAGCAGATTACTGCTTCGAATGTGTTGGAAAGGCATCCCTAGTTGAGGAAGCATTTGACTGCTGTCGAAAG GGGTGGGGTAAGACAATCGTGCTCGGGGTGGATAGACCTGGTACGCTACTGCAATTCAAATCTACGGAAGTCCTTGTCAGTGGAAAAACTATATTGGGATCCCTGTTTGGAGGTCTCAAACCAAAGTTGGACATACCGATCCTTGTTAAGAAATACATGGACAAG GAACTGGAACTGGATAAGTTTGTGACGCATGAGGTGGGTTTTGAAGAGATCAACAAAGCTTTCGATTTGCTCCATCAAGGAAAGAGCCTCAGATGTGTGATTTGGATGGATAAGTGA
- the LOC131013020 gene encoding uncharacterized protein LOC131013020, translated as MSTPTPPSVETRFRTADGRLKYPGLITTAKKHKSNFVQLFIMSGVLLMSIGSLGQKYRLHELTEDAIVLKEEQESIIARMNHIKQSLRAEAAAEPTGAFAARLRLLLGDE; from the coding sequence ATGAGCACCCCCACTCCACCGTCTGTTGAAACCCGTTTTCGAACCGCTGACGGTCGCCTCAAGTATCCTGGCCTCATCACAACTGCTAAGAAACACAAATCAAACTTTGTGCAGCTCTTCATTATGTCTGGAGTCCTACTGATGAGCATAGGATCTCTCGGCCAGAAGTACCGCCTTCACGAGCTCACGGAGGATGCCATTGTCCTCAAAGAAGAGCAAGAGAGCATCATTGCTCGCATGAATCACATCAAGCAGAGCCTACGTGCTGAGGCCGCAGCCGAGCCCACAGGAGCTTTCGCAGCTAGGCTTCGCCTCCTCCTCGGAGATGAATGA
- the LOC131012983 gene encoding uncharacterized protein LOC131012983, whose amino-acid sequence MAESKPCDGSSTSNVCGGSSESTLQLNVKTLDSRIYSFRVDKYMSVSAFKDKVAVQSGVPVGQQRLIFRGKVLKDDHLLSEYNVENEDTLHLVERQPQPSTGSSSGEATSNNGIRGQDSAGGSRHRIGPIAQSIVMGTLNVGDPGEAVVPDLSRVIGAVLNSIGISNLAGGLQAGPPASHGNASEGSQGDGGIENQGGNQSIPWQAFHGPSASHAMHIPLGAAVAIPSLNMPVPDSLSTLVEYMNRMEQAFLQNDNQPNQSTASGSIPATVLPPNSRGLPTVEGLSVILQHAQRLLSEHAVPAISRTAVRLNQERDSNDPTVRGQVQTDSIQLGMAMQHLGALFLELGRTVLTLRMGQAPADSFVNSGPAVYISPSGPNPIMVQPFPLQTTSLFGGSSGASTSHVPMGPVGVATVPRNVNIHIHTGAALAPTAPTVGNRAPNGEGMQRQPANATAPADFGQAHGPTGLYTTGTAIQSQPITFSASGAVPTGTVDQQSLESRSISSTVAEINSQIRSLLLNMQGENHAPSGQSDSSTNQEECASSGARDTDMGRPGVMAAETNNIYDQKVETTYHQPECEPSIGAGGNSHERSSTSKQGNNSTGGSSDVPIGLGVGGLQPKRRGKQPRAQAKDIDSSHADSQDQQARAVGQHVLQSLASLSTSGNTNPSPSSQTPNIGRGVETSLPAARRNVDGQNDMADAMSQILQGPALDGLLDGVSQQTGVGSPDMLRNMLQQFTQNPAMRSTVNQIAQQMDNQDLGSMFSGLDGGQGGGIDLSRMMQQMMPIVAGALGGISSGSQLMPPAEPVLSESRSRRGMTATIDDPQIDLQQVVQSLTNDGSSREVFHSLVDGAVNLLSDGSAVEHLANELGSQEGLAQEFMEMFHRDVSRRFRDDTGL is encoded by the exons ATGGCTGAGTCGAAGCCTTGTGATGGCTCTAGTACAAGTAATGTCTGTGGTGGAAGTTCTGAATCAACTCTTCAGCTCAATGTCAAGACCCTGGATTCCCGAATTTACAGCTTCCGTGTGGATAAATAT ATGTCCGTATCAGCATTTAAGGATAAAGTAGCAGTTCAAAGCGGCGTGCCTGTTGGGCAGCAGCGTCTAATTTTTAGGGGCAAGGTGTTAAAGGATGATCACCTTCTTTCAGAATACA ACGTGGAAAATGAGGATACATTACATTTAGTTGAAAGGCAGCCACAGCCTTCTACTGGATCTAGCTCTGGAGAGGCAACTTCAAATAATGGCATTAGAG GACAGGATTCTGCTGGTGGGTCACGCCATCGCATTGGGCCAATTGCTCAGAGTATTGTAATGGGGACCTTAAATGTTGGGGATCCTGGTGAAGCTGTTGTGCCAGATCTAAGCCGG GTGATTGGGGCTGTATTGAACAGCATTGGGATCAGTAACCTGGCAGGAGGCTTGCAAGCTGGGCCTCCG GCTTCTCATGGAAATGCCTCGGAAGGGTCACAGGGTGATGGTGGCATTGAAAATCAGGGTGGAAATCAGTCCATCCCATGGCAAGCCTTCCATGGCCCATCTGCATCACATGCTATGCATATCCCATTGGGAGCGGCAGTTGCTATTCCATCTTTGAACATG CCAGTTCCTGATTCATTGAGCACACTTGTTGAATACATGAACAGAATGGAACAAGCATTCTTGCAAAATG ATAATCAACCAAATCAGTCCACTGCTAGTGGTAGCATACCCGCTACTGTATTGCCTCCAAATTCTCGTGGTTTACCAACAGTTGAAGGCCTGAGCGTTATTCTACAGCATGCCCAACGTCTCCTTAGTGAACATGCCGTCCCAGCGATTTCT CGAACTGCAGTTCGTTTAAATCAAGAAAGGGATTCTAATGATCCTACAGTAAGGGGGCAAGTACAGACAGATTCTATTCAGTTAGGCATGGCCATGCAGCATTTAGGTGCTCTTTTCCTAGAGCTTGGGAGGACTGTTTTGACTCTTCGCATGGGACAAGCTCCT GCTGACTCTTTCGTGAATTCTGGGCCTGCTGTCTATATATCTCCATCCGGGCCTAATCCAATTATGGTCCAG CCATTTCCTCTCCAAACTACCTCTCTTTTTGGTGGTTCATCTGGTGCCTCAACAAGTCATGTACCTATGGGTCCAGTTGGTGTTGCCACAGTTCCAAGGAATGTAAATATTCACATCCATACAG GGGCAGCACTGGCACCTACAGCCCCTACAGTTGGTAACAGAGCTCCAAATGGAGAAGGAATGCAACGGCAACCTGCCAATGCAACTGCGCCTGCTGATTTTGGTCAAGCTCATGGTCCTACGGGTTTATATACCACTGGAACTGCTATTCAATCACAACCTATCACATTTTCTGCTTCTGGTGCTGTACCAACTGGTACTGTTGATCAACAGTCTCTAGAATCTAGATCTATTTCTTCGACTGTAGCTGAAATCAACTCCCAGATTAGAAGTTTACTTCTTAACATGCAGGGCGAAAATCATGCACCATCAG GCCAATCAGATAGTTCAACCAATCAAGAGGAATGTGCAAGTTCTGGTGCCAGAGATACAGACATGGGAAGACCTGGTGTCATGGCTGCTGAGACCAACAATATCTATGACCAGAAG GTCGAAACTACCTACCACCAACCTGAATGTGAGCCTTCTATCGGTGCCGGTGGAAATTCACATGAAAGGTCAAGCACATCCAAGCAGGGTAACAATAGCACTGGTGGTTCTTCAGATGTTCCAATTGGATTGGGAGTCGGAGGTCTTCAACCTAAG AGACGAGGTAAGCAGCCACGAGCACAAGCCAAAGACATTGATAGTTCACATGCTGATAGTCAGGACCAGCAAGCTAGAGCAGTTGGTCAACACGTTTTGCAATCTCTTGCATCTCTTTCGACAAGTGGAAATACGAATCCTTCACCATCATCACAAACACCTAATATTGGCAGGGGTGTGGAAACTAGTCTGCCAGCAGCAAGGCGAAATGTTGATGGCCAAAATGATATGGCAGATGCAATGTCCCAGATTCTGCAAGGTCCAGCACTGGATGGCCTATTGGATGGAGTTTCACAGCAGACTGGGGTTGGGTCACCAGATATGCTGAGAAATATGTTGCAACAATTCACTCAAAATCCTGCAATGAGAAGTACGGTAAATCAGATTGCACAGCAGATGGACAACCAAGATCTTGGAAGCATGTTTTCAGGGTTGGATGGAGGCCAGGGGGGAGGGATTGATTTGTCAAGAATGATGCAACAGATGATGCCTATTGTCGCTGGAGCCTTAGGAGGTATTTCATCTGGTTCTCAACTAATGCCTCCAGCGGAACCTGTACTATCGGAGAGTAGGTCAAGAAGAGGGATGACGGCAACTATTGATGACCCTCAG ATTGATCTCCAACAAGTAGTTCAAAGCCTTACAAATGATGGATCATCTCGGGAAGTTTTCCACTCTCTAGTAGATGGGGCAGTAAACCTTTTGAGTGATGGCAGTGCCGTGGAACATCTTGCAAACGAGCTGGGCAGTCAGGAAGGGCTCGCACAG GAGTTCATGGAAATGTTCCACCGTGATGTATCACGAAGATTTCGTGATGACACAGGATTGTGA